One part of the Acinetobacter sp. XS-4 genome encodes these proteins:
- a CDS encoding glycosyltransferase family 39 protein, which translates to MQQWLRSSKFLLIFLPIWLFVLSWIRPLSVPDEGRYGDISRSMFESGDWLIPRINSLPFMHKPPLLHWLSSIFMELFGMHIWVLRLVPVLAATLMLISLFLFVRNHISERVAQLTAIILGTNLLFFGSSEYINHDLLLASWITVSVLCFVDFTISARKSILFLGYFAGAAAFLSKGLIGILIPGMILLPWLLYTKQWKKIPSLLNPLGILLFILLVSPWLYAVQLKYPQFLHYFFIDQQFSRFSSKEFNNKQPWCFYLLILFVSFLPWIFASRFQSIKAVFQKYKQSVLLTLLVWWFISVTVFFSIPPSKLAGYILPAVPPLAVFLALVINQVLESEYKTKLQVWGLPIFIMLVGIGITATPHFMRAHQPFFQNQAVFIYAIGTLLIVLPLTLIWLYKNQKINYLNYIFISLIVLCSSVPFAVRILDTKNNVGQTSFAEYITPSTKIVFYNYYFYDVPFLLQLKQPVYIVNQWDTVHSDSASLEIKDGLLFEPQRKKYLWSEQQLQDALTQKQDLIVVSQPNNFATKDPSVKTLHYRNYDVFIFHKSK; encoded by the coding sequence ATGCAGCAATGGCTTCGTAGTTCCAAATTCTTATTAATATTTTTACCGATTTGGCTGTTTGTTTTGTCTTGGATAAGACCTCTTTCTGTACCAGATGAAGGACGCTACGGAGACATTAGTCGATCTATGTTTGAGTCGGGAGATTGGTTAATTCCCCGTATCAATAGCTTGCCATTTATGCACAAGCCTCCTCTATTACATTGGTTAAGTTCTATATTTATGGAACTTTTTGGTATGCATATTTGGGTGTTGAGATTAGTTCCAGTGCTAGCAGCTACACTCATGCTCATCAGCCTATTCTTATTCGTTAGAAATCACATTTCAGAACGTGTAGCACAACTTACTGCCATTATTTTAGGCACCAATTTACTATTTTTTGGTAGCAGTGAATATATTAATCATGACTTACTCCTTGCTTCATGGATTACCGTTAGTGTTTTATGTTTTGTTGATTTCACAATTTCAGCACGTAAATCTATTTTATTTTTAGGGTATTTTGCAGGTGCTGCTGCGTTTTTAAGTAAGGGTCTGATTGGGATATTAATTCCCGGCATGATTCTTTTACCATGGTTGCTCTACACCAAACAATGGAAAAAAATCCCTTCATTACTTAACCCTTTGGGGATTTTGCTATTTATATTACTGGTTAGTCCATGGCTATATGCAGTTCAACTTAAATACCCACAATTTTTACATTATTTCTTTATAGACCAGCAATTTAGCCGATTTAGTTCAAAAGAGTTTAATAATAAGCAACCATGGTGTTTCTATCTGCTTATTTTATTTGTCAGTTTTTTACCATGGATTTTTGCAAGTAGATTTCAATCTATTAAAGCCGTATTTCAGAAGTATAAGCAATCCGTTTTACTTACCCTACTTGTATGGTGGTTTATTTCTGTCACAGTTTTCTTCTCTATTCCTCCGTCTAAACTAGCTGGCTATATTTTACCAGCTGTGCCCCCACTGGCTGTTTTCTTGGCTCTTGTTATCAACCAAGTACTTGAAAGTGAATATAAAACCAAATTACAGGTTTGGGGTTTACCTATATTTATTATGCTTGTCGGAATAGGTATTACTGCTACACCGCATTTCATGCGTGCACATCAACCCTTTTTCCAAAACCAAGCCGTATTTATTTATGCTATTGGCACTCTCTTAATTGTGCTTCCGCTGACTTTAATCTGGTTATATAAAAATCAAAAAATAAACTATTTGAACTATATTTTTATCAGTTTAATTGTTTTGTGTAGTTCAGTCCCTTTTGCCGTTCGTATTTTAGATACCAAAAATAATGTAGGACAAACAAGTTTTGCTGAGTACATAACCCCGTCTACAAAAATAGTGTTCTACAATTACTATTTCTATGATGTTCCATTTCTTTTACAGCTAAAACAGCCTGTATATATTGTAAATCAATGGGATACAGTGCATTCAGATAGTGCATCTTTAGAAATTAAAGATGGTTTATTATTTGAACCACAACGCAAAAAATACTTATGGAGTGAGCAACAGCTTCAAGATGCTTTAACGCAAAAGCAAGATTTGATTGTCGTAAGTCAGCCTAATAATTTTGCAACTAAAGATCCATCTGTTAAAACACTACATTATCGAAATTATGATGTGTTTATCTTTCATAAATCAAAATAA
- a CDS encoding GtrA family protein, which produces MFAHIFQLARFTTTGAAAALTHYSIVMLLFKRNIALQYANLVAFLLAYWVSYFGHRIFTFKAQHISHRQTLPKFTLVAGLGFLFNESFLLLSNLYFSTPISTLVCVAIVLTSIVTFLLNRFFAFQH; this is translated from the coding sequence ATGTTTGCTCATATTTTTCAGCTCGCGCGGTTTACCACGACTGGGGCCGCAGCAGCACTTACGCACTACAGTATTGTCATGCTCTTGTTTAAACGAAACATTGCATTGCAGTATGCCAATTTAGTCGCCTTTTTACTTGCCTATTGGGTGAGCTATTTTGGGCATCGTATTTTTACTTTTAAAGCCCAGCATATTTCTCATCGACAAACATTACCCAAATTTACGTTAGTCGCTGGATTAGGCTTTTTATTTAATGAGAGCTTTCTCTTGCTTTCTAATCTGTATTTCAGCACCCCTATTTCAACTTTGGTTTGTGTAGCTATTGTCCTGACATCAATTGTGACTTTCTTACTTAACCGTTTTTTTGCATTTCAACATTAA
- a CDS encoding glycosyltransferase family 2 protein, translating to MSTKPFLSCVVPAYNEAENLKTFIPALANSLKQQNLSYEIIVVDDGSKDDTIPILQTMIEDYPLVVLELSRNFGKEAALSAGLDHVNGEVALLIDADFQHPFEAIPTMINLWKNGYDMVYGIRNRTTESWLKRTLTQGYYRILNLSSPIDIPENAGDFRLLDAKVVEAIKQLPEKNRYMKGLYAWVGFKSIGINFSEQDRQHGRSSFNVKALFNLAMSGLTGFSDLPLRICIYLGALLALGAMSYGVWIIIKTLIEGISVPGWATLAAGMTLLGGIQLLFIGILGEYIGRIYAEVKNRPKYIVSTEHSRIKQEHPITHSENTFSSF from the coding sequence ATGAGCACAAAACCTTTTTTATCCTGCGTTGTTCCCGCTTATAACGAAGCAGAGAATTTAAAGACATTTATTCCAGCTTTAGCAAACAGCTTAAAGCAACAAAATCTTAGCTATGAAATTATTGTGGTCGATGATGGCAGCAAAGACGATACTATTCCGATCTTGCAAACGATGATCGAAGATTATCCTTTAGTTGTGCTGGAACTATCGCGAAATTTTGGTAAGGAAGCTGCTTTAAGCGCAGGTTTAGACCATGTAAATGGTGAAGTTGCACTGCTCATTGATGCTGACTTTCAACATCCTTTTGAAGCAATTCCGACCATGATTAACCTTTGGAAAAATGGTTATGACATGGTTTATGGCATTCGTAATCGTACCACTGAATCATGGCTAAAACGGACTCTAACCCAAGGTTACTACCGTATTCTAAACTTAAGCTCTCCTATTGATATTCCTGAAAATGCTGGTGATTTCAGACTTCTTGATGCAAAAGTTGTCGAAGCGATTAAACAACTTCCAGAAAAAAATCGTTATATGAAAGGCCTCTATGCATGGGTCGGTTTTAAAAGTATCGGAATCAATTTCTCAGAACAAGATCGTCAACATGGTCGTTCTAGTTTTAACGTGAAAGCATTATTTAATCTAGCAATGTCTGGTTTAACTGGGTTTTCAGATTTACCTTTACGAATTTGTATTTATCTAGGTGCCCTATTGGCTTTAGGCGCTATGAGTTACGGTGTCTGGATCATTATTAAAACCCTGATTGAAGGAATTTCTGTACCTGGTTGGGCAACTCTTGCAGCAGGCATGACGCTATTAGGTGGCATTCAATTGTTATTCATTGGAATTTTAGGTGAATACATTGGCCGAATTTATGCAGAAGTTAAAAATCGACCAAAATATATTGTTTCAACCGAACATTCTCGTATTAAGCAAGAACACCCAATCACTCACTCAGAAAACACGTTCTCTAGTTTCTAA
- a CDS encoding ChbG/HpnK family deacetylase has product MAKVCYCADDFAMNAEISNAIIQLIERGALQATSCMTQSELWETAAAKLKPLSNQIDIGLHLNFTHAFTSGNTVFSLPALMFRAWSSNLNRELITQCIEEQWDAFVSVMGKQPDFIDGHQHIHQFPFIRDILLQLLKEKKFTGWIRNLQHPIYLPHYRFKTHMLSALGSNALAKACQTYQFSQNEYFAGIYDFKQTDYAELNQYWLAQAKDHLLIMCHPSLSTPSEQDPIQYARIQEYQYFCSDQFPLDCQKNGIQLTRLGAMQ; this is encoded by the coding sequence ATGGCAAAGGTATGTTATTGCGCAGATGACTTTGCAATGAATGCAGAGATATCTAATGCAATTATTCAGTTAATTGAAAGAGGAGCTCTTCAAGCGACCTCATGTATGACCCAATCTGAGCTCTGGGAAACTGCTGCTGCCAAACTTAAACCTTTATCGAATCAAATTGACATTGGTTTACACTTAAATTTCACTCATGCGTTTACTTCAGGTAATACGGTTTTTTCCTTACCTGCACTTATGTTTCGCGCATGGTCATCAAATCTTAACCGTGAATTAATTACCCAATGTATTGAAGAACAATGGGATGCATTTGTTTCAGTCATGGGAAAACAACCCGATTTTATTGATGGACACCAACATATTCATCAATTTCCGTTTATACGGGATATTTTGCTGCAACTTTTAAAAGAGAAAAAATTTACTGGTTGGATACGTAATTTACAACATCCAATTTATCTACCCCATTATCGTTTTAAAACTCATATGCTTTCTGCACTTGGATCAAATGCCTTAGCAAAAGCATGCCAAACCTACCAGTTTAGCCAAAATGAATATTTCGCTGGTATCTATGACTTTAAACAAACTGATTATGCCGAACTGAACCAATATTGGCTTGCTCAAGCAAAAGATCACTTACTGATTATGTGTCATCCCTCACTTTCTACACCAAGTGAGCAAGATCCAATCCAGTATGCACGTATCCAAGAATACCAATATTTTTGTTCTGATCAGTTCCCTCTTGATTGCCAGAAAAATGGCATCCAACTTACCAGACTAGGGGCAATGCAATGA
- a CDS encoding ABC transporter permease has product MKEFLKAYLQTFKDIVGNSSVFTTLILSVILYSFFYPTAYKAERAESIPIVIVDEEQSLLTSQLIGQSANSPHVHIVTVTSNFLQAEQMVREQKADGILLLPSNLTQSLRRGETGGIGLYLSTTNFLKTKEIGLGLATSIEATLKEYVEKFGERTHFQPALSIHQVPLFNPLSGYGSYIFPAVASLIIHQTIVLGLAMLIASYREQHQKITAVRFAGIFASIFTIGCLGCFYLFGFTLWFNDYPHGGNFIGLLIAVPIFISCVIGLGMLIGSLLDMPERAGHIIVFSSVPLFLLTGAAWPHQAMPEWLQWFAWCLPSTHGVQMFVQLNQMGVPLATVVPKLIFLATIGLIFLIWAYSRLKASK; this is encoded by the coding sequence ATGAAAGAATTTTTAAAGGCATATTTGCAAACATTTAAAGATATTGTAGGAAACAGTTCAGTTTTCACAACTCTGATTTTATCGGTCATTCTTTATAGTTTTTTTTACCCTACTGCATATAAAGCTGAGCGGGCAGAATCAATTCCAATCGTAATTGTTGATGAAGAACAAAGCCTCTTAACTTCCCAATTAATCGGTCAAAGTGCAAATAGCCCGCATGTTCATATTGTTACCGTTACAAGCAATTTTTTACAAGCGGAACAAATGGTTCGTGAACAAAAAGCCGATGGTATTTTACTTTTACCAAGTAACCTAACGCAAAGCTTACGCCGTGGAGAAACAGGCGGAATTGGCTTATATTTAAGTACAACCAACTTTTTAAAAACTAAAGAAATTGGTTTAGGCTTAGCTACATCCATTGAAGCGACCTTAAAAGAATATGTTGAAAAATTTGGAGAGCGCACACATTTCCAACCCGCGCTTTCTATTCATCAAGTTCCTTTGTTTAACCCCCTTTCAGGCTATGGAAGTTATATTTTCCCGGCTGTTGCATCTTTAATTATTCATCAAACGATTGTGCTAGGTTTAGCAATGTTGATTGCAAGCTACCGTGAGCAACACCAAAAAATTACAGCTGTTCGCTTCGCTGGAATTTTCGCAAGTATATTTACCATTGGTTGTTTAGGGTGTTTTTATCTTTTTGGTTTTACCTTGTGGTTCAATGACTACCCCCATGGTGGAAATTTTATAGGCCTACTCATTGCCGTTCCAATTTTTATTAGTTGTGTGATTGGATTAGGCATGTTGATTGGTTCACTTTTAGACATGCCAGAACGTGCCGGACATATTATTGTGTTTAGTTCTGTACCCCTATTCTTATTAACTGGCGCTGCATGGCCACATCAAGCAATGCCTGAATGGTTACAATGGTTTGCGTGGTGTTTACCATCGACACATGGTGTACAAATGTTTGTACAACTTAACCAGATGGGTGTTCCTTTAGCAACGGTTGTACCAAAACTGATTTTTCTTGCGACAATCGGCCTTATTTTTTTAATCTGGGCATATTCACGTTTAAAAGCCTCCAAGTGA
- a CDS encoding ABC transporter permease: MFASILRELNYLKSNKWDLCMVTLIPAFIIFMFSSMFYAGKAEHLPIAIIDQDQSELSRNIEKYLSLNHTVEIKTITASSTEAEQLLNETKIWGYVFIPDGAEKRFVKAQDAQINIAFNQSFFSVGNTISSAMLVSTLNALADYAGQSYLVNNIPYLDVPTAHVKISTLYNPSMSYEFYLEPFMVPAVLHLLLCCCVAFAIGQELKRGTLTVWVNRESFLQGLLAKNLLYSLIFCFWTWLWMFWLVEIRGWFVAGSLSLLLCAQFLLYFAYALISSTVILATKNLSKTFGFIAVYGGSSLSFAGVTLPLNNAPIFTKFWSLIIPYTPYAKLQTEQWVIGSPVFISMIPFLILIGYCLIYFFLSSLLLKKLIGRAVQ; the protein is encoded by the coding sequence ATGTTTGCCAGTATATTACGTGAACTAAACTATCTAAAAAGCAATAAATGGGATTTGTGTATGGTGACACTCATCCCCGCTTTTATCATTTTTATGTTTAGCAGCATGTTTTACGCAGGTAAAGCTGAACACTTACCGATTGCGATTATTGATCAGGACCAAAGTGAACTCAGCCGTAATATTGAAAAGTATCTTTCATTGAATCATACGGTAGAGATTAAAACAATTACGGCAAGCTCCACTGAAGCGGAACAACTACTCAATGAAACCAAAATATGGGGCTATGTTTTCATTCCAGACGGCGCTGAAAAACGCTTTGTGAAAGCGCAAGATGCTCAAATTAATATTGCATTTAACCAGTCATTTTTTAGTGTCGGGAATACCATTTCCTCCGCAATGTTGGTCAGTACCCTCAATGCTTTAGCAGACTATGCAGGCCAGAGTTATCTAGTCAATAATATTCCCTATTTAGATGTTCCTACCGCTCATGTCAAAATCTCGACGCTTTATAACCCAAGCATGAGCTATGAGTTTTATTTAGAGCCATTTATGGTGCCTGCCGTATTGCATCTGTTGCTATGCTGCTGTGTTGCCTTTGCCATTGGACAAGAACTTAAACGTGGCACATTAACGGTTTGGGTAAACCGAGAAAGTTTTCTTCAAGGCTTATTGGCTAAAAATTTGCTTTATAGTCTTATTTTCTGTTTCTGGACATGGTTATGGATGTTTTGGCTGGTTGAAATCCGTGGTTGGTTCGTAGCAGGTTCTCTTAGTTTATTGCTATGCGCACAGTTTCTACTTTATTTTGCTTACGCTTTGATTAGCAGCACAGTTATTTTAGCAACCAAAAATTTAAGTAAAACTTTTGGCTTTATCGCTGTCTATGGCGGGTCCTCTTTAAGTTTTGCAGGCGTTACTCTTCCTTTGAATAATGCCCCTATTTTCACCAAGTTTTGGTCACTGATTATTCCCTATACCCCTTATGCCAAGCTGCAAACTGAACAATGGGTGATTGGAAGTCCAGTTTTCATTTCAATGATTCCTTTTTTAATACTCATTGGCTACTGCCTTATTTACTTCTTTTTAAGTTCTCTACTGCTTAAAAAATTAATTGGGAGAGCAGTGCAATGA
- a CDS encoding efflux RND transporter periplasmic adaptor subunit, with amino-acid sequence MNQDSAHSEQDAPVADTAETNQVQKDDQVSDQQESSTNQSDSKPPKNSKIKLIIGVIIIALLGVIIFGLWKSYQPKPIELQGRVEAETIHVSTKVPSRIEEIYVQEGQKVSKGQPLVRLVSPEIEAKKQQALATLQSALAFQSTVDRGSQQENIDTLYANWQSTKAQANLAKTTYQRGENLYRQGVISRQRRDEMLAAQTSAQELSEASYQQYARAKRGSTSQQKSTADAQVEIAKAAVGEAKALEEETRLLSPISGTVSKTYGKPSELVAMGVPVVSILEDDDLWVSLNVGENQYASVYKNKTLEGFIPALNQNVNFKIKNIDAEGEFATIKTTRQTGGYDIRSFKLHLVPERPVQDLKVGMSVLFKIKEEK; translated from the coding sequence ATGAATCAAGACTCAGCTCATTCAGAACAAGATGCTCCTGTTGCGGATACGGCAGAAACCAACCAAGTTCAAAAAGATGATCAAGTTAGTGATCAGCAAGAATCAAGCACAAATCAAAGTGACTCCAAACCACCTAAAAATTCAAAAATTAAACTGATTATTGGTGTAATCATTATTGCCCTATTAGGTGTAATTATTTTTGGATTGTGGAAAAGTTATCAGCCAAAGCCTATTGAATTACAAGGTCGTGTTGAAGCCGAAACTATTCACGTAAGTACAAAAGTTCCGAGTCGTATTGAAGAAATTTATGTACAAGAAGGCCAGAAAGTTTCTAAAGGTCAGCCGCTTGTTCGTTTGGTTAGCCCAGAAATAGAAGCTAAAAAACAACAAGCTTTGGCTACTTTACAATCAGCTTTGGCATTTCAATCCACGGTAGATCGCGGTTCTCAACAAGAAAATATCGATACTCTTTATGCCAACTGGCAAAGCACGAAAGCACAAGCAAACCTTGCAAAAACTACTTACCAACGTGGTGAAAATTTATATAGACAAGGTGTGATTTCACGTCAAAGACGAGATGAAATGCTCGCGGCACAAACTTCTGCTCAAGAGTTAAGCGAAGCCTCTTATCAACAATATGCTCGTGCGAAACGTGGCAGTACGAGCCAACAAAAATCGACGGCAGATGCACAGGTTGAAATTGCAAAAGCAGCTGTAGGTGAAGCAAAAGCACTAGAGGAAGAGACACGTTTACTCTCCCCTATTTCAGGTACGGTTTCAAAAACTTATGGTAAACCTTCAGAATTAGTCGCTATGGGTGTACCTGTTGTCAGCATTTTAGAAGATGATGATTTATGGGTAAGTTTAAACGTGGGTGAAAATCAATATGCCTCTGTTTATAAAAATAAAACCCTTGAAGGATTCATTCCAGCACTTAATCAGAATGTGAATTTTAAAATTAAGAATATAGATGCTGAAGGTGAATTTGCCACCATTAAAACGACTCGCCAAACTGGAGGCTATGATATTCGTAGCTTTAAATTACATCTGGTACCTGAGCGTCCAGTGCAAGATTTAAAAGTTGGGATGAGTGTTCTATTTAAAATTAAAGAAGAAAAATAA
- a CDS encoding TolC family protein, giving the protein MPVHRYKQSIFPFSFKPKQLALALGLFFTDHLYAQSLSYAEAEQQALKSSYSTQANQALQQASQLEAEAVKGLGLPRVDLNVRAYAFHSETDVPLGSFKQKLENDLSQGLNDKLSQWNNVIPSDVLGQVQEGANQTIHDGINRFPDYANLTIEDQVIRPSISVVMPLYTGGLTTSAKKIANIQAQRSELSSQQQQDIQRFEVVQSYFNVQLQQQLVASSLFNFNAMQKHYSNALKLEQQGFISKGQRMQFEVARNNAERTLQNTQANLNASRFSLNNLLHQQNNIDLSTPLFVNNTPSQTLESLLTSYSQKSSLVQKMQMDTQLANVNIQAQQAANKPSLFVFGEYALDKNENWIVGVMAKYNLFSGVDKNKNIHAAELKRYASELMTERTKQEVEALLNKSYNELNSAQQSHQLLQRNVNAAQENLRIQELSFREGMGTATQVIDAQNALSALKTEMALNAYKYVMSLATLLQSHGSIDQFKAYVNQPYTDYIR; this is encoded by the coding sequence ATGCCAGTACATCGATATAAACAGTCTATTTTTCCCTTTTCATTTAAACCAAAACAACTTGCTTTGGCTTTAGGTCTTTTTTTTACTGATCATTTATATGCTCAAAGCTTAAGTTATGCTGAAGCAGAACAACAAGCTTTGAAAAGCTCATATAGTACTCAAGCCAATCAAGCGTTACAGCAAGCATCTCAATTAGAAGCTGAAGCCGTAAAGGGCCTCGGATTACCTCGAGTTGATTTAAATGTCAGAGCATATGCCTTTCATAGTGAAACAGATGTACCTCTTGGCTCTTTTAAACAAAAACTTGAGAATGATTTAAGCCAAGGGCTGAATGACAAACTTTCACAGTGGAACAATGTCATTCCATCAGATGTGCTAGGACAAGTTCAAGAAGGCGCAAATCAAACTATCCATGATGGTATAAATCGATTTCCAGATTATGCGAATCTGACTATTGAAGATCAGGTTATACGCCCTTCTATTTCAGTCGTTATGCCACTCTATACAGGTGGATTAACCACAAGTGCAAAAAAAATAGCAAATATTCAAGCACAGCGTTCAGAGCTTTCAAGCCAGCAACAACAAGATATACAGCGGTTTGAAGTGGTACAAAGTTATTTTAATGTCCAATTACAGCAGCAACTGGTCGCAAGTAGTTTATTTAACTTTAATGCGATGCAAAAACATTACAGCAATGCCCTAAAGCTCGAACAACAAGGATTTATTAGTAAGGGGCAACGCATGCAATTTGAAGTAGCGCGTAATAATGCGGAACGTACTCTACAAAATACTCAAGCTAACTTAAATGCCAGCCGTTTTAGTCTTAATAATCTTTTACATCAACAAAATAATATAGATTTAAGTACACCATTATTTGTAAACAACACGCCAAGCCAAACTCTAGAATCTCTTTTAACCAGTTATTCGCAAAAATCTAGTCTTGTACAAAAAATGCAGATGGATACTCAACTGGCTAATGTAAATATTCAAGCTCAACAAGCTGCAAATAAACCAAGTCTTTTTGTCTTTGGTGAGTATGCTCTTGATAAAAATGAAAACTGGATTGTCGGTGTAATGGCAAAATACAACCTATTTTCAGGTGTAGATAAAAATAAGAATATTCACGCTGCCGAATTGAAGCGCTATGCTTCTGAACTCATGACTGAACGAACTAAACAAGAGGTCGAAGCTCTTTTAAATAAGTCATATAACGAACTCAACTCTGCTCAGCAAAGTCATCAACTCTTACAAAGAAACGTAAATGCGGCTCAAGAAAACTTACGTATTCAAGAGCTTTCTTTCCGTGAAGGAATGGGTACAGCAACCCAAGTGATTGATGCACAAAATGCATTAAGCGCGTTAAAAACTGAAATGGCTTTAAATGCTTATAAATATGTCATGTCACTCGCGACCTTACTACAAAGTCACGGTTCAATTGACCAGTTTAAAGCTTACGTTAATCAACCATATACTGACTATATCCGTTAA
- the serC gene encoding 3-phosphoserine/phosphohydroxythreonine transaminase has protein sequence MRAYNFCAGPAALPTAVLEKAQQELLDWQGKGLSIMEMSHRSADYVAVAEKAEADLRKLMNIPENYKVLFLQGGASLQFSAIPLNLLGKNSKADYIDTGIWSEKALKEAKRYGDINVVNAGIKVDGKFAISEQSEWNLSDDAAYVHYADNETIGGLQFAGIPDVKAPLVCDYSSSILSAPLDVTKFGLIYAGAQKNIGPAGLTIVIIRDDLLDQAKPEIPSILKYGDQAKNGSMVNTPSTYAWYLSGLVFEWLLEQGGVDAIHKVNLEKAQSLYGYIDSSDFYNNPIAIPNRSIMNVPFTLADEALDKQFLKEAEANHLLNLAGHRSVGGMRASIYNAVPLEGVQALISFMDDFAKRNG, from the coding sequence ATGCGCGCGTACAATTTCTGTGCTGGTCCTGCTGCATTACCTACTGCCGTTTTAGAAAAAGCTCAACAAGAATTGTTGGATTGGCAAGGTAAAGGTCTATCCATCATGGAAATGAGTCACCGTAGTGCTGACTATGTTGCTGTGGCTGAAAAAGCTGAAGCAGATTTACGCAAGTTAATGAATATTCCAGAAAACTATAAGGTACTGTTTTTACAAGGCGGTGCGTCATTACAATTTTCTGCGATTCCTTTAAACCTTTTAGGTAAGAACAGTAAAGCTGATTATATTGATACTGGCATCTGGTCTGAAAAAGCGTTAAAAGAAGCAAAACGTTATGGCGACATTAATGTTGTAAATGCTGGTATTAAAGTAGATGGTAAGTTCGCAATTTCTGAGCAAAGCGAATGGAATTTATCTGATGATGCAGCCTATGTACATTATGCAGATAATGAAACAATTGGTGGTTTACAGTTCGCAGGAATTCCTGATGTAAAAGCTCCACTCGTTTGTGACTATTCATCAAGTATTTTATCTGCTCCATTAGATGTGACCAAGTTTGGTTTGATCTATGCTGGCGCACAAAAAAATATTGGTCCTGCTGGTTTAACAATTGTCATTATTCGTGATGACTTACTTGATCAAGCTAAGCCAGAAATTCCAAGCATTTTAAAATATGGTGATCAAGCGAAAAATGGTTCTATGGTAAATACACCATCAACTTACGCTTGGTACTTGTCTGGTTTGGTATTTGAGTGGTTGCTAGAGCAGGGTGGGGTAGATGCTATTCATAAAGTTAACCTTGAAAAAGCTCAGTCATTATATGGTTATATCGATTCAAGCGATTTCTATAACAACCCGATTGCAATTCCAAACCGTTCAATTATGAATGTACCGTTTACGTTGGCAGACGAAGCTTTAGACAAGCAATTCTTAAAAGAAGCTGAAGCAAACCATTTGTTGAATTTAGCTGGACACCGTTCTGTCGGTGGTATGCGTGCAAGTATTTACAACGCAGTACCTTTAGAAGGTGTACAGGCATTAATTAGCTTTATGGATGATTTTGCAAAGCGTAATGGTTAA
- a CDS encoding YaiI/YqxD family protein produces the protein MEIENNVLPFKLWVDADALPRILREVILRASDRYQLEVIFVANQNVGITPSVRIKSIQVLSGADQADKEIVDRMIENDIVITQDIPLAAQIIEKGGVAIHPRGEVYTTANVKARLHLRDFMDTLRGAGVQTGGPPPISERDKREFSSALDQTILKQKRKTAK, from the coding sequence GTGGAAATAGAGAATAACGTGCTGCCATTTAAACTATGGGTAGACGCAGATGCCTTACCAAGAATCTTACGTGAAGTGATTTTGCGCGCATCAGATCGTTATCAGTTAGAAGTTATCTTTGTTGCTAATCAAAATGTTGGTATTACACCTTCTGTTCGCATCAAGTCAATACAGGTTTTAAGTGGTGCTGATCAGGCCGATAAAGAAATAGTCGATCGTATGATTGAGAATGACATTGTCATTACGCAAGATATTCCACTAGCTGCTCAAATTATTGAAAAAGGCGGCGTTGCCATTCATCCCCGAGGCGAAGTCTATACAACCGCTAATGTTAAGGCACGGTTACATCTGCGCGATTTCATGGATACGCTTCGTGGTGCCGGTGTACAAACGGGTGGCCCACCGCCTATTTCCGAGCGAGATAAGCGTGAATTTTCAAGTGCACTAGATCAAACAATTTTAAAGCAGAAACGTAAAACAGCTAAGTGA